One part of the Arabidopsis thaliana chromosome 1 sequence genome encodes these proteins:
- a CDS encoding myosin-binding protein (Protein of unknown function, DUF593) (Protein of unknown function, DUF593; FUNCTIONS IN: molecular_function unknown; INVOLVED IN: biological_process unknown; LOCATED IN: endomembrane system; EXPRESSED IN: 11 plant structures; EXPRESSED DURING: 4 anthesis, LP.10 ten leaves visible, petal differentiation and expansion stage; CONTAINS InterPro DOMAIN/s: Protein of unknown function DUF593 (InterPro:IPR007656); BEST Arabidopsis thaliana protein match is: Protein of unknown function, DUF593 (TAIR:AT5G16720.1); Has 8718 Blast hits to 6591 proteins in 581 species: Archae - 113; Bacteria - 587; Metazoa - 3699; Fungi - 664; Plants - 753; Viruses - 66; Other Eukaryotes - 2836 (source: NCBI BLink).), whose translation MAANKFATLIHRKTNRITLILVYAFLEWSLIFFILLNSLFSYFILRFADYFGLKRPCLFCSRLDRFFDASGKSPSHRDLLCDDHALQLHSKPVEESNCGFGEFHNDLVHRGCCVEKISSSLCAPIESDFGNLDYPIGDEGQIYNGLKFPRSIFVFEEEKVGSVNLNDSQEETEEKKVPQSHEKLEDDDVDEEFSCYVSSFDCKNKEIATEKEEENRVDLPIEVETAESAPKNLEFYIDEEDCHLIPVEFYKPSEEVREISDINGDFILDFGVEHDFTAAAETEEISDFASPGESKPEDAETNLVASEMENDDEETDAEVSIGTEIPDHEQIGDIPSHQLIPHHDDDDHEEETLEFKTVTIETKMPVLNINEERILEAQGSMESSHSSLHNAMFHLEQRVSVDGIECPEGVLTVDKLKFELQEERKALHALYEELEVERNASAVAASETMAMINRLHEEKAAMQMEALQYQRMMEEQAEFDQEALQLLNELMVNREKENAELEKELEVYRKRMEEYEAKEKMGMLRRRLRDSSVDSYRNNGDSDENSNGELQFKNVEGVTDWKYRENEMENTPVDVVLRLDECLDDYDGERLSILGRLKFLEEKLTDLNNEEDDEEEAKTFESNGSINGNEHIHGKETNGKHRVIKSKRLLPLFDAVDGEMENGLSNGNHHENGFDDSEKGENVTIEEEVDELYERLEALEADREFLRHCVGSLKKGDKGVHLLHEILQHLRDLRNIDLTRVRENGDMSL comes from the exons ATGGCGGCTAACAAATTCGCGACTCTGATTCATCGGAAAACAAACCGAATCACTTTAATCCTCGTATACGCTTTTCTCGAATGGTCactcattttcttcattttgctcaactctctcttttcttatttcatacTCAGATTCGCTGATTATTTCGGTCTTAAACGTCCTTGTCTCTTCTGCTCTAGACTCGATCGTTTCTTCGATGCTTCTGGTAAATCTCCTTCTCATCGAGATCTTCTCTGCGATGATCATGCTCTCCAATTACATTCAAAACCTGTTGAAGAATCTAATTGTGGTTTCGGAGAATTTCACAATGATTTGGTTCATCGTGGTTGTTGCGTAGAGAAGATAAGTTCGTCACTATGTGCTCCGATTGAGTCTGACTTTGGGAATTTAGATTATCCAATTGGAGATGAAGGTCAGATTTACAATGGTCTTAAGTTTCCTCGATCGATCTTCgtctttgaagaagagaaagtagGATCTGTAAATTTGAATGATTCTcaggaagaaacagaggagaagaaagttcCCCAATCTCATGAGAaacttgaagatgatgatgttgatgaggaGTTTTCATGCTATGTATCAAGCTTCGATTGTAAGAACAAAGAAATTGCaacagagaaggaagaagaaaacagagtggATCTACCTATAGAGGTGGAAACTGCAGAATCAGCTCCGAAAAACCTCGAGTTCTatattgatgaagaagactgtCATTTGATTCCAGTTGAATTCTATAAACCGAGTGAAGAAGTTCGAGAGATTTCCGACATTAACGGAGATTTTATCCTCGATTTCGGCGTTGAGCATGATTTCACGGCGGCGGCGGAGACGGAGGAAATCTCCGACTTTGCTTCGCCGGGTGAATCGAAACCGGAGGATGCAGAGACGAATCTAG TTGCTTCGGAAATGGAAAACGACGACGAAGAAACAGACGCAGAGGTTTCTATAGGTACAGAGATTCCTGATCATGAGCAAATCGGAGATATTCCTTCTCACCAGCTCATTCCTCACCACGATGACGATGATCATg AGGAGGAAACGTTGGAGTTCAAAACAGTAACGATTGAAACCAAGATGCCAGTCTTAAACATCAACGAAGAGCGGATTTTAGAAGCTCAAGGCTCGATGGAAAGCTCGCATAGTAGTCTACATAACGCTATGTTTCACTTAGAGCAAAGAGTATCTGTTGATGGTATTGAATGTCCTGAAGGAGTACTCACTGTTGATAAGTTGAAGTTTGAGTtacaagaagagagaaaagcaCTTCACGCGTTATACGAGGAGCTGGAGGTAGAGAGGAATGCGTCTGCTGTTGCTGCCAGTGAAACAATGGCGATGATCAATAGGTTGCATGAGGAGAAAGCTGCGATGCAGATGGAAGCGTTGCAGTATCAGAGAATGATGGAGGAGCAAGCTGAGTTTGATCAAGAAGCTTTGCAGTTGTTGAATGAGCTTATGGTGAAtagagagaaggagaatgcTGAGCTTGAGAAGGAGCTAGAGGTGTATAGAAAGAGAATGGAGGAGTATGAAGCTAAAGAGAAAATGGGGATGTTGAGGAGGAGATTGAGAGATTCCTCTGTTGATTCGTATAGAAATAATGGCGATTCTGATGAGAATAGCAATGGAGAGTTACAGTTTAAGAACGTTGAAGGGGTTACGGATTGGAAATATAGAGAGAATGAGATGGAGAATACGCCGGTGGATGTTGTACTTCGTCTTGATGAGTGTTTAGATGATTATGATGGAGAGAGGCTTTCGATTCTTGGGAGATTGAAGTTTCTTGAAGAGAAACTCACAGATCTTAATAACGAAGAGGACGACGAGGAGGAGGCTAAAACGTTTGAGAGTAATGGTAGCATCAATGGAAATGAGCATATTCATGGCAAAGAAACAAACGGGAAGCACAGAGTTATCAAGTCAAAGAGATTACTTCCCCTGTTTGATGCGGTCGATGGAGAGATGGAAAACGGGTTAAGTAACGGAAACCATCACGAAAACGGGTTTGATGATTCGGAGAAGGGTGAGAATGTGAcgatagaagaagaagtggatgAGCTTTACGAGAGGTTAGAAGCTCTAGAGGCAGATAGAGAGTTCTTAAGACATTGTGTTGGTTCATTGAAAAAAGGAGACAAAGGTGTACATCTCCTCCATGAGATTCTGCAACATCTTCGTGATCTAAGGAATATCGATCTTACTCGCGTCAGAGAAAACGGAGACATGAGTTTAtga
- a CDS encoding Protein kinase superfamily protein (Protein kinase superfamily protein; FUNCTIONS IN: protein serine/threonine kinase activity, protein kinase activity, kinase activity, ATP binding; INVOLVED IN: protein amino acid phosphorylation; LOCATED IN: cellular_component unknown; EXPRESSED IN: 22 plant structures; EXPRESSED DURING: 13 growth stages; CONTAINS InterPro DOMAIN/s: Protein kinase, catalytic domain (InterPro:IPR000719), Serine/threonine-protein kinase domain (InterPro:IPR002290), Tyrosine-protein kinase, catalytic domain (InterPro:IPR020635), Serine-threonine/tyrosine-protein kinase (InterPro:IPR001245), Serine/threonine-protein kinase, active site (InterPro:IPR008271), Protein kinase-like domain (InterPro:IPR011009); BEST Arabidopsis thaliana protein match is: cysteine-rich RLK (RECEPTOR-like protein kinase) 10 (TAIR:AT4G23180.1).): MTKSMNFFQNIIKPFKRSSNRGLEDDIERIAAMEQKVFPFQVLVSATKDFHPTHKLGEGGFGPVFKGRLPDGRDIAVKKLSQVSRQGKNEFVNEAKLLAKVQHRNVVNLWGYCTHGDDKLLVYEYVVNESLDKVLFKSNRKSEIDWKQRFEIITGIARGLLYLHEDAPNCIIHRDIKAGNILLDEKWVPKIADFGMARLYQEDVTHVNTRVAGTNGYMAPEYVMHGVLSVKADVFSFGVLVLELVSGQKNSSFSMRHPDQTLLEWVKPLVSCSIVYRAFKLYKKGRTMEILDQDIAASADPDQVKLCVQIGLLCVQGDPHQRPSMRRVSLLLSRKPGHLEEPDHPGVPGSRYRRRTQRPSGAASLGTLSTTGSSTDSFGSNLNTNTGTGVRGTPASSKASTRSNATRSAGQSSSSDPHGKRHMSY, encoded by the exons ATGACAAAGTCCATGAATTTCTTTCAGAACATCATTAAACCTTTCAAACGCAGCTCCAATCGAG GTCTTGAAGATGATATTGAGCGAATTGCTGCTATGGAGCAAAAAGTTTTCCCATTTCAAGTTTTAGTTTCCGCTACCAAAGATTTTCACCCGACCCATAAACTCGGTGAAGGTGGTTTCGGTCCCGTCTTCAAG GGAAGATTACCTGACGGGAGAGACATAGCAGTGAAGAAGCTATCTCAGGTTTCAAGGCAAGGCAAAAACGAGTTTGTGAACGAGGCTAAGTTGTTGGCTAAAGTTCAGCATCGCAATGTTGTTAATCTTTGGGGTTATTGTACACATGGAGATGATAAGCTCTTGGTTTATGAGTATGTCGTTAATGAGAGCCTCGACAAGGTCCTCTTCA AATCCAACAGAAAATCGGAGATAGATTGGAAGCAGAGGTTTGAGATCATAACAGGCATTGCTCGAGGACTGCTCTATCTACATGAAGACGCGCCAAACTGCATCATCCACAGGGATATTAAGGCTGGCAATATTTTGCTGGATGAAAAATGGGTTCCTAAGATTGCAGATTTTGGGATGGCTAGACTCTATCAGGAAGATGTAACACATGTCAACACTCGTGTTGCAGGAACCAA TGGTTATATGGCGCCAGAGTACGTAATGCACGGGGTTCTATCGGTAAAGGCAGACGTATTCAGCTTTGGGGTTTTGGTTCTGGAGCTCGTAAGTGGACAGAAGAACTCGAGTTTTAGCATGAGACACCCTGACCAGACTCTTCTTGAATGGGTAAAGCCTCTAGTCTCATGCTCCATTGTTTATAGG GCATTTAAGTTGTACAAGAAAGGCCGGACCATGGAGATACTAGACCAAGATATAGCAGCTTCAGCTGATCCAGATCAAGTCAAACTCTGTGTACAGATCGGACTACTCTGCGTTCAAGGCGATCCGCATCAAAGACCGAGCATGAGACGGGTATCTCTACTTCTCTCTAGAAAACCAGGACATCTAGAAGAACCGGATCATCCTGGTGTCCCGGGATCTAGATACCGTCGGCGAACACAACGTCCTTCAGGAGCAGCATCACTTGGAACATTGTCGACCACTGGTTCCAGCACAGATTCTTTCGGTTCAAACCTGAACACAAACACGGGAACTGGTGTTAGAGGTACCCCCGCATCTTCTAAAGCTTCAACTCGGAGTAATGCCACTAGAAGTGCTGGTCAGAGCTCTAGCTCAGACCCTCACGGGAAACGACATATGAGTTATTGA